In Mytilus edulis chromosome 13, xbMytEdul2.2, whole genome shotgun sequence, a single window of DNA contains:
- the LOC139501287 gene encoding uncharacterized protein: MIRLPDVLCNLANIACFAVRAIAYAALEAAKIFVRIPMLAFDAAKALVSAAQFVVDKSRVVLLLAEGVLEVAKFGLEIVKGSLEIAKVGLETIKFILGAALHVFDLIIRYGLQSLLDVRKCKFELELSTSDRPTFEVSCQVKAFGLNWHTLSFEYDFRHPLISMLRMAKSTVASLLDILGGSIGKRKKRDVSYQTMANIHHILHLYKRASTNKSATIDYKTYYANSSSHSFSKNIPEFQNRIEYFRHSCLSFIRLHSFLSEATETLVSMTNESATAIENVDHFKISLDDSNTTDILKQNLSLESLGINPEYAFKEFNLTLEDLHEALNNTLNNTENDPNLTQITNSSQFAAELLNQQLKDAESISVIEQWTFGMINHSQGYFGESECVGLEDCMLLALSQLYDIFTNQSVQGVETSRDIILSVEDQIKDIIQNTTRSVRDSYRLASQILGHLYKLNESNVFCSTAPNFTAQLKDQSVLTGSSVHMLCNVTGNPHPLIRWYHNDVLLPENSKENLILNNVISIQEGRYRCEAENVVTSVLSKSAAVFVTECHPGTFYNEPTNKCLPCDYGHYQPQNNRRNCLQCSTGYFTLEKGSKWQSDCKDVDECQSTQSLCEHKCINTNGTYVCGCSSGSSLNSDGKTCTDSNGNLAVIVVAGVVTGLAIIIGVLIVVVKFKLYLKFRPSNSKKQTLTAMQHSEHNKMYGDSTGAKNAKQ, encoded by the exons ATGATTAGGCTTCCAGATGTTCTTTGTAATCTTGCTAATATTGCATGTTTTGCTGTAAGAGCAATAGCGTATGCAGCGTTAGAAGCTGCAAAAATATTTGTTCGAATTCCAATGCTTGCTTTTGATGCGGCAAAAGCTCTTGTATCAGCCGCTCAGTTTGTTGTAGATAAATCAAGAGTTGTCTTGTTACTCGCAGAAGGTGTCCTTGAAGTAGCTAAATTTGGATTGGAAATAGTAAAAGGTTCTCTTGAAATTGCAAAAGTTGGACtggaaacaataaaatttattctAGGCGCAGCTTTGCATGTCTTTGATTTGATTATTCGCTATGGACTGCAATCTCTGCTAGACGTACGAAAATGTAAGTTTGAATTAGAGCTCTCAACTTCAGATAGGCCGACTTTTGAAGTTTCCTGTCAAGTAAAAGCTTTTGGCCTCAATTGGCATACACTGAGCTTTGAATACGATTTCAGACATCCTTTGATAAGTATGTTAAGAATGGCCAAATCCACAGTTGCTTCATTATTAGACATACTTGGAGGTTCAATTGGTAAACGTAAAAAGAGGGATGTCTCCTACCAGACCATGGCTAATATTCACCATATTTTGCATCTTTATAAAAGAGCCTCTACAAATAAGTCGGCTACCATTGATTACAAAACATATTATGCAAATAGTTCAAGCCATTCATTTTCTAAAAACATACCAGAATTTCAAAATCGTATTGAGTATTTTCGACACAGCTGTCTTTCATTCATACGTCTGCACTCATTTCTAAGTGAAGCTACAGAAACTTTGGTTTCTATGACCAACGAATCTGCAACCGCCATTGAAAATGTCGATCATTTTAAAATTTCCCTTGATGATTCTAATACGAcggacattttaaaacaaaacttgtcaTTGGAATCGCTTGGTATAAATCCAGAATATGCGTTTAAAGAATTTAATTTGACATTAGAAGATTTACATGAAGCACTAAACAATACTCTGAACAATACAGAAAATGATCCTAATTTGACCCAAATCACAAATTCTTCACAATTTGCTGCTGAACTACTTAATCAACAACTAAAAGATGCAGAATCAATTTCAGTTATAGAACAGTGGACATTTGGAATGATAAACCATTCACAAGGATATTTTGGAGAATCAGAATGCGTTGGCTTAGAAGATTGCATGCTACTCGCTTTATCACAACTGTACGACATTTTTACAAACCAGTCTGTGCAAGGCGTAGAAACAAGTAGAGATATAATATTATCAGTGGAAGACCAAATTAAAGATATCATTCAAAATACGACCAGATCAGTaagagattcgtacagattggCAAGCCAAATTCTTGGTCATTTATATAAACTAAATGAATCTAACGTGTTTTGTTCAACAGCTCCAAACTTTACAGCACAATTGAAAGACCAGAGTGTGTTAACCGGTTCTTCTGTTCATATGTTGTGCAATGTCACGGGAAATCCACATCCTTTAATTCGATGGTACCATAATGACGTCTTATTACCTGAAAATAGTAAAGAAAATCTTATTCTGAATAACGTTATTTCAATCCAAGAAGGAAGGTATAGATGTGAAGCTGAAAATGTTGTGACGTCAGTCTTATCAAAATCGGCTGCAGTCTTCGTAACAG AATGCCATCCTGGAACTTTTTATAATGAACCTACCAACAAATGTCTACCATGCGATTACGGGCATTACCAACCACAAAACAATCGAAGGAATTGTTTACAGTGCAGCACTGGATATTTTACACTTGAAAAGGGATCAAAATGGCAGTCAGACTGTAAAG ATGTTGACGAATGTCAGAGCACACAATCCTTATGCGAGCACAAATGTATTAATACTAATGGGACATACGTCTGTGGATGTTCGAGTGGATCTTCCTTGAATTCAGATGGCAAAACATGTACAG ATAGTAATGGAAATTTAGCTGTCATAGTTGTGGCTGGTGTTGTCACTGGATTGGCTATCATCATTGGTGTTCTGATTGTTGTGGTGAAATTTAAGTTGTACTTAAAATTCAG ACCATCGAATTCAAAGAAACAGACCTTGACAGCTATGCAGCATTCTGAGCACAATAAAATGTATGGAGACAGTACAGGTGCAAAAAATGCTAAACAGTAG
- the LOC139500691 gene encoding long-chain fatty acid transport protein 2-like, translating into MSSKPLLAVGGAAGVSLVAWRTMFPWIQYDWKTMKAGKKVAKRFIDDINNKRTIIDIFEATVKKYPKKTFVILDDRCYSYEYVNDQACRVANIVIQWNLKKEDSVSIFVHNSLEYIWTFLGLQKLGVITTLLNINTRGDPLVNAIQVTDTKAIIVGQGEDLYNAINEIRGKLDVPAYFMGNCSDDVQSYDMLMMKSSPADISPTIRSHINIFTSCCYIFTSGTTGLPKAALVSHGKALAYPKIVLAIDLKPKDVMYDVLPFYHATGLFGWLAASEIGCTVVIRKKFSAHQFWDDCRKYKVTLVQYIGELLRYLIALPEDPLDGNHNVKYFIGNGLRQDIWIPIQKRFKIPYILEFFGASEATALMYNMCNKPGAVGRISPLMNKLDPAPKYLLKYDLATATPIRNESGRCIEVRIGEPGLLICGIPPTYKLENGLYKGSMEMTENKIVRNVFKEGDAYFNFGDSLYMDKDYFIYFHDRVGDTFRWKGENVSTTEVANIMTALSFIIDANVYGVKVPGHDGRAGMVSLVLKDNEKLTSEKLKAIYHHCEQKLPKYARPIVLRHEKEMRTTGTFKQHKVVLMEEGFDPKVVSDPMFYLSTEAKTYVPLNQTSHLNFLQSKL; encoded by the exons ATGTCAAGTAAACCATTACTGGCTGTTGGTGGGGCAGCAGGGGTGTCTCTAGTTGCATGGAGAACCATGTTCCCGTGGATACAATATGACTGGAAGACAATGAAGGCTGGAAAGAAAGTAGCAAAAAGATTTATCGACGATATCAACAACAAGCGTacaattattgatatttttgagGCCACAGTAAAGAAATACCCGAAAAAGACTTTTGTGATTTTAGATGACAGATGCTATTCATATGAGTATGTCAACGATCAGGCATGCAGAGTAGCTAATATAGTCATACAGTGGAACTTGAAAAAGGAAGATTCTGTATCAATCTTTGTACATAACAGTTTAGAATACATTTGGACATTTTTGG GTTTACAGAAACTTGGTGTTATTACAACGTTATTAAATATAAACACCCGTGGTGACCCATTAGTTAATGCAATACAGGTGACGGACACAAAAGCGATCATTGTTGGTCAAG GTGAGGATCTGTACAATGCAATAAATGAGATAAGAGGGAAACTTGATGTACCAGCTTATTTTATGGGAAACTGTTCTGATGATGTTCAATCCTATGACATGCTTATGATGAAATCATCACCTGCAGATATAAGTCCGACCATTAGAAGCCATATTAATATATTCACCTCTTGTTGCTATATATTTACTTCCGGTACAACAG GTTTACCAAAGGCGGCATTAGTATCACATGGAAAAGCGCTAGCATATCCTAAGATAGTGTTGGCAATAGACCTAAAACCAAAAGATGTAATGTACGACGTGTTACCATTTTATCATGCAACAGGTCTCTTTGGATGGCTAGCTGCTAGTGAAATAg GCTGCACTGTAGTCATACGTAAGAAGTTCTCTGCGCACCAATTTTGGGACGACTGTAGAAAATATAAAGTTACACTTGTGCAATACATCGGTGAATTATTGAGATATCTTATTGCACTACCTGAG GACCCTTTAGATGGAAATCATAATGTAAAGTATTTCATTGGCAATGGACTGCGACAAGATATTTGGATCCCAATCCAAAAGAGATTCAAAATACCGTACATCTTGGAATTCTTTGGAGCGAGTGAAGCTACTGCTTTGATGTACAATATGTGTAACAAACCAGGAGCTGTTGGGAGGATATCACCTTTGATG AACAAATTAGATCCTGCACCAAAGTATCTGTTGAAGTATGACCTGGCTACGGCAACACCAATACGTAATGAATCAGGACGCTGTATTGAGGTTAGAATAG gagAACCTGGGTTACTAATTTGTGGAATTCCTCCAACATATAAACTTGAAAACGGTTTGTACAAAGGAAGCATGGAGATGACTGAGAACAAGATTGTGCGTAACGTCTTCAAAGAAGGGGATGCTTACTTCAACTTTGGTGACTCCTTGTATATGGATAAAGATtacttcatttattttcatgatcGAGTTGGAGACACATTCAG ATGGAAAGGTGAAAATGTGTCTACTACAGAGGTCGCTAACATTATGACTGCCTTGTCTTTCATCATAGATGCTAATGTATATGGTGTCAAAGTTCCAG GTCATGACGGAAGAGCAGGAATGGTCTCTCTGGTTTTGAAAGACAACGAAAAACTGACCAGTGAAAAGTTGAAGGCAATCTACCATCACTGTGAGCAGAAATTGCCAAAATATGCCAGACCAATAGTATTACGTCACGAAAAGGAAATGCGGACAACAGGAACATTCAAACAACATAAAGTTGTCTTAATGGAAGAAGGATTCGATCCAAAAGTTGTCTCTGATCCAATGTTCTATTTATCAACAGAAGCAAAAACATATGTTCCACTCAACCAAACGAGCCATCTTAATTTCTTGCAgtcaaaactttaa